The following proteins are encoded in a genomic region of Saccharopolyspora antimicrobica:
- a CDS encoding PspA/IM30 family protein, with the protein MANPFVKAWKYFMAAFSSKVDEHADPKVQIQQAIEEAQRQHQALSQQAASVIGNQRQLEMKLNRQLGEVEKLQASARQALVMADQARANGDEASAQKYEETATQLASQLVTAEQGVEDIKTLHDQSLGAAEQAKKAVERNAQVLQQKIAERTKLLSQLEQAKMQEQVSASMRQMTEVAAPGNTPSLEEVRDKIEQRYTTALGQAELAQNSVQGRMLEVEQASIDAAGASRLAQLRASMGTGQQQVTGGQQQQIGGAQSPAEPAANPQQQNPQAGQA; encoded by the coding sequence ATGGCCAATCCGTTCGTGAAGGCGTGGAAGTACTTCATGGCGGCGTTCTCGTCGAAGGTCGACGAGCACGCCGACCCGAAGGTGCAGATCCAGCAGGCCATCGAGGAAGCCCAGCGGCAGCATCAGGCGCTTTCCCAGCAGGCCGCCTCGGTGATCGGCAACCAGCGCCAGCTTGAGATGAAGCTCAACCGCCAGCTCGGCGAGGTCGAGAAGCTGCAGGCGTCGGCGCGGCAGGCGCTGGTGATGGCGGACCAGGCGCGGGCCAACGGTGACGAGGCGAGCGCGCAGAAGTACGAGGAGACCGCCACCCAGCTGGCCAGCCAGCTGGTCACCGCGGAGCAGGGCGTCGAGGACATCAAGACCCTCCACGACCAGTCGCTGGGTGCCGCCGAACAGGCCAAGAAGGCCGTCGAGCGCAACGCCCAGGTGCTGCAGCAGAAGATCGCCGAGCGCACCAAGCTGCTCAGCCAGCTGGAGCAGGCGAAGATGCAGGAGCAGGTCTCCGCGTCGATGCGCCAGATGACCGAGGTCGCCGCGCCGGGCAACACGCCGTCCCTGGAAGAGGTGCGGGACAAGATCGAGCAGCGCTACACCACCGCCCTCGGGCAGGCGGAGCTGGCGCAGAACAGCGTGCAGGGCCGGATGCTGGAGGTCGAGCAGGCGTCCATCGACGCCGCCGGTGCCAGCCGCCTCGCGCAGCTGCGCGCCTCGATGGGCACCGGTCAGCAGCAGGTCACGGGCGGTCAGCAGCAGCAGATCGGTGGCGCGCAGAGCCCGGCCGAGCCCGCTGCCAACCCGCAGCAGCAGAACCCGCAGGCCGGACAGGCCTGA
- the pspM gene encoding phage shock envelope stress response protein PspM, giving the protein MKSSRKQELAQLGEAAIEQLRGPGMAAVRRTIARWRDPRARAIRQRNRARRTATGSAATAGVLGAGAATSAYVPALWDWGGSAGFFLQDVTTFGLGGLAVLGGATAVGAGMKYRRLKRTPLPDAAPEPVALPAHGSAAREPMQRLRDAEQTLHGALTQLTAAGAGSAAVDARGTADNAAAELRRGAERLVAVEAAIPHAPAGEKAALRSDVERLRAELDEGVDGYGALVAAAGRAVAASGASEQKHLLQDATDRLAGLADGLRELFGPEGRR; this is encoded by the coding sequence GTGAAGTCGTCCCGCAAACAGGAGCTGGCGCAGCTGGGCGAAGCCGCGATCGAGCAGCTGCGCGGTCCCGGCATGGCCGCGGTGCGCCGGACGATCGCCAGGTGGCGGGATCCGCGAGCGCGCGCGATCCGGCAGCGGAACCGGGCTCGGCGGACCGCGACGGGTAGCGCCGCGACCGCGGGCGTGCTCGGTGCCGGAGCGGCGACCTCCGCGTACGTGCCTGCACTGTGGGACTGGGGTGGTTCGGCCGGCTTCTTCCTGCAGGACGTGACGACGTTCGGACTCGGTGGCCTCGCTGTGCTCGGCGGGGCCACCGCAGTCGGCGCCGGGATGAAGTACCGGCGGCTCAAGCGGACCCCGCTGCCCGATGCGGCCCCGGAGCCCGTTGCGCTCCCGGCGCACGGATCGGCCGCGCGGGAGCCGATGCAGCGGCTGCGAGATGCCGAGCAGACCCTGCACGGCGCGCTGACGCAGCTGACGGCCGCGGGTGCGGGCAGCGCTGCGGTGGACGCGCGCGGGACGGCGGACAACGCGGCAGCGGAGCTGCGGCGGGGCGCGGAGCGGCTTGTCGCCGTGGAAGCGGCGATCCCGCATGCGCCCGCGGGGGAGAAGGCCGCGTTGCGCTCGGACGTCGAGCGGCTCCGGGCGGAGCTGGACGAGGGCGTCGACGGGTACGGCGCGCTGGTGGCCGCTGCGGGACGCGCGGTCGCGGCCAGCGGAGCCTCCGAGCAGAAGCACCTGTTGCAGGACGCGACCGATCGGTTGGCCGGACTGGCGGACGGGTTGCGGGAGCTGTTCGGCCCCGAGGGACGCCGGTAA
- a CDS encoding uracil-xanthine permease family protein: MALWTVHGNGRRPVRDAVVASEERLSWPLTIGFGVQHLLAMFGTTTLVPLLTGFPVGTTLLLSGLGTLLFLLLTRNRVPSYLGASVAFVVPLNAAAKEAGASPAALLGGIVVVGIVVFSVGVAVKALGVRLLESAMPPVVTGAIILMIGLSLAPQSVSSFDQQRVPAALTLGTVVLLIVISRGMAARAAVLIGVLVGWCYAALAGHLVPERIAELADAPWIGLPQLIAPQVHIAVMPFVLPLVIVLVAEHVAHLKAVAAMSGRDLDPHVGDALISGGLATTLSGAAGGSSLSSYAANVGVMAATRVYSTAACMVAAIAAIVLSFSPKLAALINTIPMGVLGGATLVLFGMLAMVGVRIWLDARTDFADPVNLVVLGTAVIAGVGDLTLHVGELRVTGMVWGSVGIVLIYPVLRQIADVRNKPQSA, translated from the coding sequence GTGGCGTTGTGGACCGTGCACGGCAACGGTCGACGCCCGGTGCGCGATGCGGTGGTGGCCTCTGAGGAACGGCTGAGCTGGCCGCTGACCATCGGCTTCGGCGTGCAGCACCTGCTGGCGATGTTCGGCACCACCACCCTGGTCCCGCTGCTCACCGGATTCCCGGTCGGCACGACCCTGCTGCTGTCCGGCCTCGGAACCCTGCTCTTCCTGCTGCTGACCCGCAACCGCGTGCCCAGCTACCTCGGCGCCTCGGTGGCCTTCGTGGTCCCGCTGAACGCTGCGGCGAAGGAGGCCGGCGCAAGCCCCGCCGCGCTGCTCGGCGGCATCGTGGTGGTCGGCATCGTGGTGTTCAGCGTCGGTGTCGCGGTCAAGGCGCTGGGCGTGCGGCTGCTGGAGTCGGCGATGCCGCCCGTGGTGACCGGCGCGATCATCCTGATGATCGGCCTGAGCCTCGCCCCGCAGTCTGTGTCGTCGTTCGACCAGCAGCGGGTGCCCGCCGCGCTGACCCTGGGCACGGTCGTGCTGCTGATCGTGATCAGCCGGGGTATGGCGGCGCGGGCCGCGGTGCTGATCGGCGTGCTCGTCGGCTGGTGCTACGCGGCGCTGGCCGGTCACCTGGTTCCGGAGCGCATCGCGGAGCTGGCCGACGCGCCGTGGATCGGCCTCCCGCAGCTCATCGCGCCGCAGGTGCACATCGCGGTGATGCCGTTCGTGCTGCCGCTGGTGATCGTGCTGGTCGCGGAGCACGTGGCGCACCTCAAGGCGGTGGCGGCGATGAGCGGCCGCGACCTCGACCCGCACGTGGGAGACGCGCTGATCAGCGGCGGGCTGGCGACCACGCTGTCCGGTGCGGCGGGCGGCTCGTCGTTGAGCAGCTACGCGGCCAACGTCGGGGTGATGGCCGCGACGCGGGTGTACTCCACGGCGGCCTGCATGGTCGCGGCGATCGCCGCCATCGTGCTCTCGTTCTCGCCGAAGCTGGCGGCCTTGATCAACACCATCCCGATGGGCGTGCTCGGCGGCGCGACGCTGGTGCTGTTCGGGATGCTGGCCATGGTGGGCGTGCGGATCTGGCTGGACGCGCGGACCGACTTCGCCGACCCGGTGAACCTGGTAGTGCTGGGCACCGCGGTGATCGCCGGGGTCGGCGACCTGACGCTGCACGTCGGCGAGCTCCGGGTGACCGGCATGGTGTGGGGCTCGGTGGGCATCGTCCTGATCTACCCGGTGCTGCGGCAGATCGCCGACGTCCGCAACAAGCCCCAGAGCGCCTGA
- a CDS encoding LysE family translocator — MSSATFMAFALVALIGVLTPGLDTMLILRHSLLGGRRAGVATAFGISLGCLIWGTASIAGLTALLTASQLAYDIVRIAGAAYLLWLGGSALWKSLPRNQVAQPEELPTASAGLTSWAALRSGMTTNLLNPKVGVFYISLLPQFLPAGPAAFTWGLLLVATHISIGLLWLTALVWIAGRARALFQRRRVRAWLDRITATVLVGLGLKMAVQG, encoded by the coding sequence GTGAGCAGCGCTACTTTCATGGCCTTCGCGTTGGTCGCCCTGATCGGTGTGCTGACGCCCGGCCTGGACACCATGCTGATCCTCCGGCACTCGCTGCTGGGCGGGCGCCGGGCCGGGGTCGCGACTGCCTTCGGGATCAGTCTCGGTTGCCTGATCTGGGGAACCGCCAGCATCGCCGGGCTGACCGCGCTGCTCACCGCGTCCCAGCTGGCCTACGACATCGTGCGCATCGCGGGTGCGGCCTACCTGCTGTGGCTGGGCGGCTCGGCGCTGTGGAAGTCGTTGCCGCGCAACCAGGTCGCGCAGCCGGAGGAGCTGCCGACGGCGTCTGCCGGGCTGACCAGCTGGGCGGCGCTGCGGTCCGGGATGACCACGAACCTGCTCAACCCCAAGGTCGGCGTCTTCTACATCAGCCTGCTGCCGCAGTTCCTGCCCGCGGGACCGGCGGCGTTCACCTGGGGCCTGCTGCTGGTGGCCACGCACATCTCGATCGGCCTGCTGTGGTTGACGGCGCTGGTGTGGATCGCGGGCCGCGCCCGGGCGCTGTTCCAGCGCCGCCGGGTCCGCGCCTGGCTGGACCGGATCACCGCGACGGTCCTGGTCGGCCTCGGCCTCAAGATGGCCGTCCAAGGCTGA
- a CDS encoding ParA family protein yields MQTVAVLSLKGGVGKTTVVLGLASAAMRRGVRTLVVDLDPQCNATSCLEPEETTKGLSDVLADPRPEVLREAVSGSSWGEEVDVLVGSEDAESHNGQYDEEQLARLTTALSELDGLIEDGELPYQLVLLDCPPSLGRLTRSALVAADRALLVTEPTIFAVSGVQRAFEAVQAERKSTNPKLQPLGVIVNRVRPRSHEHQFRIDELRDIFGPLVLPVALPDRLAVQQAQGACMPIHQWGTPGAREVALAFNLVLARTLRAGRQRRPDEDELEEDE; encoded by the coding sequence GTGCAGACCGTGGCAGTGCTGAGCCTCAAGGGCGGCGTGGGGAAGACGACCGTGGTGCTCGGTCTCGCCTCGGCCGCCATGCGTCGCGGCGTTCGGACGCTGGTCGTCGATCTCGATCCGCAGTGCAACGCGACCTCGTGCCTGGAACCGGAGGAGACCACCAAGGGGCTCAGCGACGTGCTCGCCGATCCCCGTCCGGAGGTGCTCCGGGAAGCCGTGAGCGGCAGCTCGTGGGGCGAGGAGGTCGACGTCCTGGTCGGTTCCGAGGACGCCGAGAGCCACAACGGTCAGTACGACGAGGAGCAGCTCGCCCGGCTGACCACCGCACTGTCCGAACTGGACGGTCTGATCGAGGACGGCGAGCTGCCGTACCAGCTGGTCCTGCTGGACTGCCCGCCCTCGCTCGGCAGGCTGACCCGCTCGGCGCTGGTCGCCGCCGATCGCGCGCTGCTGGTGACCGAACCCACGATCTTCGCGGTTTCCGGCGTGCAGCGGGCCTTCGAAGCCGTGCAGGCCGAGCGCAAGTCCACCAACCCGAAGCTGCAGCCGCTCGGCGTGATCGTGAACCGGGTGCGCCCGCGCTCGCACGAGCACCAGTTCCGCATCGACGAGCTGCGCGACATCTTCGGCCCGCTGGTGCTGCCCGTCGCGCTGCCGGACCGCCTGGCGGTGCAGCAGGCCCAGGGCGCGTGCATGCCGATCCACCAGTGGGGAACCCCGGGTGCGCGAGAAGTGGCGCTCGCCTTCAACCTCGTGCTCGCCCGCACGCTCCGCGCAGGCCGCCAACGCCGCCCGGACGAGGACGAGCTGGAAGAGGACGAGTGA
- a CDS encoding class I SAM-dependent methyltransferase, with protein MRSDAVHQVLEAELAEVRRRRGGEPPRVLDVGGGSGVWAVPLASEGCAVTVVDPSPNALATLQRRAVDAGVADRITPLQGDTDALAALAPEGGADLVLAHGVLEVVDDVEAAVAALAAATAPGGVLSVLVANRYAAVIGRALAGRVSDALQLIQDADGRLDPASDTLQRRFDAEGLERVLTDGGFTVERIQGQAVLSDLVPGSVLDNNPRAADAMAELERVAAVRPPLRDIATRLHAVARA; from the coding sequence ATGAGATCCGACGCCGTCCACCAGGTGCTGGAAGCCGAACTCGCCGAAGTCCGGCGCCGACGTGGCGGAGAACCGCCGCGCGTGCTCGACGTCGGTGGCGGCAGCGGGGTGTGGGCGGTGCCGCTGGCCTCCGAGGGCTGCGCGGTGACGGTCGTGGATCCCAGCCCGAACGCGCTGGCCACGCTCCAGCGGCGCGCGGTCGACGCCGGGGTGGCCGACCGGATCACCCCGTTGCAGGGCGACACCGACGCGCTGGCGGCGCTGGCCCCGGAGGGCGGCGCGGACCTGGTGCTCGCGCACGGCGTGCTGGAGGTCGTCGACGACGTCGAGGCCGCGGTAGCCGCGCTGGCGGCGGCGACGGCTCCCGGCGGCGTGCTGTCGGTGCTGGTCGCCAACCGCTACGCGGCGGTCATCGGGCGGGCGCTGGCCGGCCGGGTCTCCGACGCCCTGCAGCTGATCCAGGACGCCGACGGCCGGCTCGACCCGGCCTCGGACACCCTCCAGCGGCGGTTCGACGCCGAAGGCCTGGAGCGGGTGCTGACCGACGGCGGGTTCACCGTCGAGCGGATCCAGGGGCAGGCGGTGCTCAGCGATCTGGTGCCCGGCTCGGTGCTGGACAACAACCCGCGAGCGGCCGACGCGATGGCGGAGTTGGAGCGCGTTGCGGCCGTTCGGCCCCCGCTGCGCGACATCGCGACCCGCCTGCACGCGGTCGCGCGCGCTTGA
- a CDS encoding DUF3040 domain-containing protein, whose product MPLSEHEQRQLEQIERALYAEDPKFASTVRGGRLQRPSRRRRMQGIAVFALGLALLVIGAVIPALRPADIPVLSVVGFLVMFGGAVIVLSALRGGGDDIESVPENGGGGRPKRGSNRSTGRSSFAQRMEERFRKRFEQ is encoded by the coding sequence ATGCCACTCTCCGAGCACGAGCAGCGACAGCTCGAACAAATCGAGCGCGCGCTCTACGCCGAGGACCCCAAGTTCGCCTCCACCGTGCGCGGAGGACGACTGCAGCGCCCATCCCGACGCCGGAGGATGCAGGGCATCGCCGTCTTCGCGCTCGGATTGGCCCTGCTGGTAATCGGTGCGGTGATCCCGGCTCTGCGGCCGGCCGACATCCCCGTGTTGAGCGTGGTCGGCTTCCTCGTGATGTTCGGCGGAGCAGTGATCGTCCTGTCCGCGTTGCGCGGTGGCGGGGACGACATCGAGTCGGTGCCGGAGAACGGCGGTGGCGGGCGCCCCAAGCGGGGCTCGAACCGCAGCACCGGACGGAGCTCCTTCGCCCAGCGCATGGAGGAGCGCTTCCGAAAGCGTTTCGAGCAGTAG
- a CDS encoding IS5 family transposase gives MPLNPVPVAVDRRGCRCTCGCWTRRRRYASDLTDAQWEILKPLLPAPLTTTGLGGRPEKHSRRTMIDAIFYVVDNGNKWRNLPADFPPWQTVYGMLRRWSRNLATHHLLDTLRRRLRTALGRNARPSAGCIDSQSVHKTAEATVPRHSSGFDPHKKVNGRKRHIVTDTLGLLVSVVITPANVQDRDAAWPALHGAASRGLTHVWADQGYEGPLTEHANNVLGLTVNIVYRHPGQKGFQVLPRRWVVERTLAWISRRRRCARDYERLPEHHATIVCWAAIIHMTRRLARLPHTTQQDPKQPL, from the coding sequence ATGCCATTGAACCCTGTACCTGTCGCCGTCGATCGGCGGGGGTGCCGCTGCACGTGCGGCTGTTGGACCCGCCGACGCCGCTACGCCTCGGATCTCACCGATGCCCAGTGGGAGATCCTCAAACCCCTGCTCCCGGCACCGTTGACCACCACCGGGCTGGGTGGACGGCCGGAGAAACACTCCCGCCGCACCATGATCGACGCGATCTTCTACGTGGTGGACAACGGCAACAAATGGCGCAACCTGCCCGCCGATTTCCCGCCCTGGCAGACCGTCTACGGCATGCTGCGCCGCTGGTCCCGCAATCTGGCCACCCATCACCTCCTCGACACGCTGCGCAGACGGCTGCGCACCGCCCTGGGCCGCAACGCCCGTCCCAGCGCCGGCTGCATCGACTCCCAGTCGGTGCACAAGACCGCCGAGGCCACCGTGCCCCGCCACAGCAGCGGGTTCGACCCCCACAAGAAAGTCAACGGCCGCAAACGCCACATCGTCACCGACACCCTCGGCCTGCTGGTCTCCGTGGTGATCACCCCCGCCAACGTCCAGGACCGCGACGCCGCCTGGCCCGCACTCCACGGAGCCGCCTCACGCGGACTCACACACGTCTGGGCCGATCAAGGCTACGAAGGACCCCTCACCGAACACGCCAACAACGTCCTCGGCCTGACCGTGAACATCGTCTACCGACACCCCGGACAGAAAGGCTTCCAAGTCCTGCCTCGCCGCTGGGTCGTCGAGCGCACCCTGGCCTGGATCAGCCGACGACGACGCTGCGCCCGCGACTACGAACGCCTCCCCGAACACCACGCCACCATCGTCTGCTGGGCCGCCATCATCCACATGACACGCAGACTCGCCCGCCTACCACACACCACCCAACAAGATCCAAAACAACCTCTATAG
- a CDS encoding transglutaminase TgpA family protein, translating to MTEHRMTAAIDTSLVTTAAAAFSVLCASTAFAGVLADSRWVFPAVLTVLTVAVIGVLGRKLRWPLTATAFAQLAGVLVVLTAQFTERALLGLLPGPAAIGELGGLLSGAGELIRTGVPPVAAEPSLQTLVCLGLGVVAVIIDVIVVGLRSPAVSGLLLLCVFAIPASLSETMLPWWTFVAGGLGFAVLLASGGQHRRWRSHEDREQLTRALFGPTTASVAGVAGVIALLTGVVFTGVGTEGRLPGAMPEQLGGGTDGIGLQPFTSLRGQLNRDQEVELFRIRGLREPTYLRALTLRKFNPERGWELEGLTQGVEANGELPLPEGTDIGEGSAERVEVQPVGYRDPWLPVFGMPRFLSGMGVNWRYDPAAGIVFTQTNQESRAYIQQLIVPDPSPDQLRAADGPLRMAPEYLDATGIPPQVTDLARRLTANAPTAFDKAVAINRYFTDPRNGFRYDLRTAPAGGGDALSEFLFRGKRGFCEQYASSMAALLRAVGVPSRVAVGFTAGYRDGDERVITTEDAHAWVEAYFPGWGWQTFDPTPLSDGRTALPQYLDSELRPEQQPVPVPGQELPSTPPTTDATPGGERPEDGSEVAPVDPREAEQSSPWPVVLGVLVLGLALLAVPGVVREVRRRQRLRAVAAGSAGAAWQEVLDEFRDRGARPAATDTARQVTTRLLEHHGLDESGAKAMRALVNAVEREWYAPPGGKPDDSLPETLQEVLNSLRRGAPLDLRSRLFPRSVLHQLRPAST from the coding sequence GTGACCGAGCACCGGATGACCGCTGCCATCGACACCTCGCTGGTGACGACGGCGGCCGCCGCCTTCTCGGTGCTGTGCGCGTCGACGGCGTTCGCCGGTGTGCTGGCCGACAGCCGCTGGGTGTTCCCCGCGGTGCTCACGGTCCTCACCGTCGCGGTGATCGGGGTGCTGGGGCGCAAGCTGCGCTGGCCGCTGACCGCGACCGCCTTCGCGCAGCTGGCCGGGGTGCTGGTCGTGCTCACCGCGCAGTTCACCGAGCGGGCGCTGCTCGGGTTGCTGCCCGGCCCGGCCGCGATCGGCGAGCTCGGCGGGCTGCTGTCCGGTGCCGGCGAGCTGATCCGCACCGGGGTGCCCCCGGTTGCCGCCGAACCCTCGCTGCAGACCCTGGTCTGCCTGGGGCTGGGCGTGGTGGCGGTGATCATCGACGTCATCGTGGTGGGGCTGCGCAGCCCGGCGGTCAGCGGACTGCTGCTGCTGTGCGTCTTCGCCATCCCCGCGTCGCTGTCCGAGACCATGCTGCCCTGGTGGACCTTCGTCGCGGGCGGGCTGGGCTTCGCCGTGCTGCTCGCCTCGGGCGGTCAGCACCGCCGGTGGCGCAGCCACGAGGACCGCGAGCAGCTGACGCGCGCGCTGTTCGGCCCCACGACCGCGTCGGTGGCCGGGGTCGCCGGGGTGATCGCGCTGCTCACCGGCGTGGTGTTCACCGGCGTCGGCACCGAGGGCCGGTTACCCGGAGCGATGCCCGAGCAGCTCGGCGGCGGCACCGACGGGATCGGGCTGCAGCCGTTCACCTCGTTGCGCGGCCAGCTCAACCGGGACCAGGAGGTGGAGCTGTTCCGCATCCGCGGCCTGCGGGAGCCGACCTACCTGCGCGCGTTGACGCTGCGCAAGTTCAACCCGGAGCGCGGCTGGGAGCTGGAGGGCCTGACCCAGGGCGTCGAGGCCAACGGCGAGCTCCCGCTGCCGGAGGGCACCGACATCGGCGAAGGCAGCGCCGAGCGGGTCGAGGTGCAGCCCGTCGGCTACCGGGATCCGTGGCTGCCGGTGTTCGGCATGCCGCGCTTCCTGTCCGGGATGGGCGTGAACTGGCGCTACGACCCGGCCGCCGGGATCGTGTTCACCCAGACCAACCAGGAGAGCCGCGCCTACATCCAGCAGTTGATCGTGCCCGATCCGTCCCCGGACCAGCTGCGCGCGGCCGACGGGCCGCTGCGGATGGCGCCGGAGTACCTGGACGCCACCGGAATTCCGCCGCAGGTCACCGACCTGGCCCGCAGGCTGACCGCGAACGCTCCCACCGCGTTCGACAAGGCGGTGGCGATCAACCGCTACTTCACCGATCCGCGCAACGGCTTCCGCTACGACCTGCGCACCGCCCCGGCAGGCGGCGGTGACGCGCTCTCCGAGTTCCTGTTCCGCGGCAAGCGCGGGTTCTGCGAGCAGTACGCCTCGTCGATGGCCGCGCTGCTGCGCGCCGTCGGCGTCCCGTCGCGGGTGGCCGTCGGGTTCACCGCCGGATACCGGGACGGCGACGAGCGGGTGATCACCACGGAGGACGCGCACGCCTGGGTGGAGGCCTACTTCCCCGGCTGGGGCTGGCAGACCTTCGACCCGACGCCGCTGAGCGACGGCCGGACCGCGCTGCCGCAGTACCTGGACAGCGAGCTGCGACCGGAGCAGCAGCCGGTCCCGGTGCCCGGCCAGGAGCTGCCGAGCACGCCGCCGACGACGGATGCGACACCGGGCGGCGAACGCCCGGAGGACGGTTCCGAAGTCGCGCCCGTGGACCCGCGGGAGGCCGAGCAGAGCAGCCCGTGGCCGGTCGTCCTCGGCGTGCTGGTGCTCGGGCTCGCGCTGCTCGCCGTGCCCGGCGTGGTGCGGGAAGTGCGGCGTCGGCAGCGCTTGCGCGCGGTCGCCGCCGGGTCGGCGGGGGCAGCCTGGCAGGAGGTGCTCGACGAGTTCCGGGACCGCGGCGCCCGACCTGCCGCGACGGACACGGCGCGCCAGGTGACCACCAGGCTGCTCGAACACCACGGCCTGGACGAGTCCGGTGCGAAGGCGATGCGAGCCCTGGTCAACGCGGTGGAGCGAGAGTGGTACGCCCCGCCGGGAGGCAAACCGGACGACTCGCTGCCGGAAACGCTGCAAGAGGTGCTGAACAGCCTCCGCAGAGGCGCCCCGCTGGACCTCCGCTCACGGCTGTTCCCACGCTCGGTCCTCCACCAACTCCGCCCAGCCAGCACCTGA
- a CDS encoding DUF58 domain-containing protein has protein sequence MLSGLTIRGRCLLAAGVAAGVCALVLDERDLLRVSAFVIALPLLALLLTSRTRFGIAARREVVPVRIPVGGRATVRLHLSASGRLPIGGLALEDNTPHALGGRHRFRLDAVPRHGGKILEYPVSPALRGIHHIGPLRTRIDDPFGLAEFERELADRSRLIAVPHVVRLTGLPAGSGLGTGEDGATRLRAGHGEDDAVVRQYRHGDDIRRVHWKSTARRDELMVRVEERPWHAGVTVLLDRRSAAHRGAGARSSLEWAVSAVASFCLHLHQHGQQVQLITEDCAQLATGAETSGEGHDDAVLDALAAVRSSPQRDLVFTRDPGAGQELIAVLGETTTSAVDELTKLRPQGTRSLAVLLDVRSWNGEGGGYDPQLAARRLRAAGWTAVVTPGPATAINTVWQQLCRETTAPESEVLP, from the coding sequence GTGCTCTCCGGCCTGACCATCCGCGGGCGCTGCCTGTTGGCGGCGGGCGTGGCCGCCGGTGTCTGCGCGCTGGTCCTGGACGAGCGGGACCTCCTGCGGGTCTCCGCGTTCGTGATCGCGCTACCCCTGCTTGCCCTGCTGCTGACCAGCCGGACCCGGTTCGGCATCGCCGCCCGGCGCGAAGTGGTCCCGGTGCGGATCCCGGTCGGCGGCCGGGCGACCGTCCGGCTGCACCTCTCCGCCAGCGGCCGGCTGCCGATCGGCGGGCTGGCGCTGGAGGACAACACGCCCCACGCGCTCGGCGGCAGGCACCGGTTCCGGCTGGACGCGGTGCCCAGGCACGGCGGCAAGATCCTGGAGTACCCGGTGTCCCCGGCGCTGCGCGGCATCCACCACATCGGACCGCTGCGCACCCGCATCGACGATCCCTTCGGCCTGGCCGAGTTCGAGCGCGAGCTGGCCGACCGCAGCCGGCTCATCGCGGTGCCGCACGTCGTCCGGCTCACCGGGCTGCCCGCCGGGTCCGGGCTGGGCACCGGTGAGGACGGCGCGACGCGGCTGCGCGCCGGGCACGGCGAGGACGACGCGGTGGTGCGCCAGTACCGGCACGGCGACGACATCCGGCGCGTGCACTGGAAGTCCACCGCGCGGCGCGACGAACTGATGGTGCGCGTCGAGGAGCGCCCCTGGCACGCAGGCGTCACGGTGCTGCTCGACCGGCGCTCGGCGGCGCACCGGGGAGCCGGGGCGCGCAGCAGCCTGGAGTGGGCGGTGTCCGCGGTGGCCAGCTTCTGCCTGCACCTGCACCAGCACGGCCAGCAGGTGCAGCTGATCACCGAGGACTGCGCGCAGCTGGCGACCGGCGCGGAGACCTCCGGCGAGGGGCACGACGACGCGGTGCTGGACGCGCTGGCCGCGGTGCGCAGCTCGCCGCAGCGCGACCTGGTGTTCACCCGCGATCCCGGTGCCGGGCAGGAGCTGATCGCGGTGCTCGGCGAGACCACGACCTCGGCGGTGGACGAGCTGACCAAGCTCCGGCCGCAGGGCACGCGGAGCCTGGCGGTGCTGCTCGACGTCCGCTCCTGGAACGGCGAGGGCGGCGGTTACGACCCGCAGCTGGCCGCGCGGCGGCTGCGGGCGGCGGGCTGGACCGCGGTCGTCACCCCCGGCCCGGCGACCGCGATCAACACCGTCTGGCAGCAGCTGTGCCGGGAGACCACCGCGCCGGAATCGGAGGTGCTGCCGTGA